One genomic region from Sulfuriflexus mobilis encodes:
- a CDS encoding FkbM family methyltransferase has translation MIDLMRITEIRSLIWRLGRRLYCWARRDVTNNPTFNGEYWLIEKLLGDLAGNTEILMDIGANQGNWTAQARGILDRFGKRGLIYAFEPTQSTYAFLSDRFKADACVKLNKIALSEHTGEAEFFVVGELAGTNSLHNTQGAVAEKVLTQRFDDFLASVGLETVLFVKCDTEGHDMSVLRGAEKSLRAGSIGVWQFEYNHRWVANHSMLKDVFDFIEDKPYRLGKLYGNGIEIYEKWHPELERFFEANYVLVRNGCSIENLSTPTRFDANNTLVPVR, from the coding sequence ATGATTGATTTAATGAGAATTACTGAGATTAGATCGCTGATCTGGCGACTCGGACGGCGCCTATATTGCTGGGCTAGGCGTGATGTGACCAACAATCCCACATTCAACGGCGAGTATTGGCTGATAGAGAAACTCCTTGGTGATCTGGCTGGTAATACAGAAATCTTGATGGATATTGGGGCCAACCAAGGTAATTGGACCGCGCAAGCGCGCGGAATCCTTGATCGGTTCGGTAAACGTGGGCTGATATATGCCTTCGAACCGACCCAATCCACATATGCGTTTTTGTCAGACAGATTCAAGGCTGATGCTTGCGTAAAACTAAACAAAATAGCCTTATCCGAGCATACCGGTGAAGCTGAGTTCTTCGTTGTTGGCGAACTAGCAGGAACGAACTCGCTGCACAACACTCAAGGCGCCGTCGCCGAGAAAGTTCTGACGCAGAGGTTCGATGATTTTCTGGCATCAGTAGGGCTGGAAACGGTTTTATTCGTAAAGTGCGACACTGAGGGGCATGATATGAGCGTTCTGCGCGGTGCCGAGAAAAGCTTGCGTGCAGGGTCTATAGGAGTTTGGCAATTTGAATACAACCACCGCTGGGTTGCGAACCATTCGATGCTGAAGGATGTGTTCGATTTCATTGAAGACAAACCATACAGATTGGGAAAACTTTATGGCAACGGAATTGAAATTTATGAAAAGTGGCATCCCGAGCTAGAGCGGTTTTTCGAGGCCAACTACGTTTTGGTTCGTAATGGCTGTTCTATTGAAAATCTTTCTACGCCCACGCGCTTTGATGCGAACAATACCCTTGTTCCAGTCCGGTAG
- a CDS encoding MarR family EPS-associated transcriptional regulator: MNEEISYRVIKLIEQNPEISQRQLAEELGVSLGKTNYCLKALIEKGHIKASNFKNSHNKLAYSYLLTPEGIKEKVRITASFLKRKLAEFDALQNEIETLKQEVTQSSSSSEI; this comes from the coding sequence ATGAATGAAGAAATTTCATACCGGGTCATCAAGCTCATTGAGCAGAATCCCGAGATCTCGCAGCGCCAGCTGGCTGAGGAGCTTGGCGTAAGCCTGGGTAAAACAAACTATTGCCTCAAGGCGCTTATTGAGAAAGGGCATATCAAGGCCTCCAATTTCAAGAACAGCCACAACAAACTGGCTTACTCCTACCTGCTCACACCCGAGGGCATAAAAGAGAAGGTCAGGATCACGGCATCATTTCTGAAGCGCAAACTTGCAGAGTTTGATGCCCTGCAAAACGAGATTGAGACACTCAAACAGGAAGTGACACAGTCTTCCTCATCGAGTGAAATTTGA
- a CDS encoding O-antigen ligase family protein: MIQSHSNATSSRLDRGLFYALLAFVVWVPLPLGSNRIWAWSLMEVWVFIMFALWCWGYARGQLYIPPLIYKARTALLLLLAWMLLLTLQITPLPSSIIAVLSPEAARMHGLAQAFSGQEAWMTLSVDPASTRAYWLKSLAYVLLFILILLLVRQRQRLRLLATVLVFSGVFQAVYGSFLTLSGLDHLFVQSGNPAVTSGTFINRNHLAGYLEMCLAAGTGLLIAGLEGGTTRFWRQRLRNVLKFIFSPKMRLRIYLAIMVIALVLTHSRMGNTAFFASMMIAGVIGLMLTRHATRSTVILLVSLVIIDIMIIGTWFGIEKVVQRIEQTSIDKEERVEVDIYTLELIKDYPVFGAGGGSFSTAFPRYRGGDIKVFHDHALNDYLQFATESGGLGLTILGLFVLSIILQALKALRQRRDPLYIGIAFAVIMGTSAILIHGTVDFNLQIPANAATFMLLQAFASLALHLQRANT, translated from the coding sequence ATGATTCAATCGCATTCCAATGCCACTTCTTCTCGCCTTGACCGTGGCTTGTTCTATGCGCTGCTGGCATTCGTCGTCTGGGTGCCGTTGCCGTTGGGCAGTAACCGTATCTGGGCCTGGAGTCTTATGGAGGTCTGGGTATTCATCATGTTTGCCCTGTGGTGCTGGGGTTATGCGCGGGGCCAGTTATACATTCCCCCCCTTATATACAAGGCCAGAACGGCATTACTGCTGTTGCTCGCCTGGATGCTGCTGCTGACGCTACAGATCACCCCATTACCCTCGAGTATCATCGCCGTGCTGTCTCCCGAGGCGGCGCGCATGCACGGGCTGGCCCAGGCATTTAGTGGGCAAGAGGCATGGATGACACTTTCGGTCGACCCGGCATCGACCCGTGCTTACTGGTTGAAAAGCCTCGCCTATGTGCTCCTGTTTATATTGATACTGCTGCTGGTCAGGCAGCGCCAGCGCCTCCGTTTATTGGCCACTGTGCTGGTTTTCAGCGGGGTATTTCAGGCAGTTTATGGCAGCTTTCTGACCCTGTCTGGCCTCGACCACCTGTTTGTGCAGTCTGGTAACCCGGCCGTTACCTCCGGGACATTTATCAACAGAAATCATCTCGCCGGTTATCTGGAGATGTGCCTGGCGGCAGGCACGGGCCTGCTGATTGCCGGCCTGGAAGGCGGCACGACCCGTTTCTGGCGACAACGATTGCGCAATGTGCTGAAGTTCATCTTCAGCCCGAAGATGCGCCTACGGATCTATCTCGCCATCATGGTGATCGCGCTGGTTCTGACCCACTCGCGCATGGGCAACACGGCATTCTTTGCCAGCATGATGATCGCGGGCGTGATCGGTCTCATGCTCACTCGTCATGCCACACGTTCGACCGTGATCCTGCTCGTTAGCCTCGTGATCATCGATATCATGATCATCGGTACCTGGTTCGGCATCGAAAAGGTGGTACAGCGGATAGAACAGACCAGCATAGATAAAGAGGAACGCGTTGAAGTAGATATTTATACTCTTGAGCTAATAAAGGATTATCCCGTGTTCGGAGCGGGTGGTGGCAGCTTTTCAACGGCCTTCCCCCGCTACCGTGGAGGAGACATAAAGGTATTTCACGATCATGCCCTTAATGACTACCTGCAGTTCGCCACCGAATCTGGCGGCTTAGGCCTTACCATATTGGGCCTGTTTGTTCTAAGCATCATACTCCAGGCCCTGAAGGCCCTGCGGCAGCGCCGGGACCCCTTGTACATAGGTATCGCCTTTGCCGTTATCATGGGTACCTCAGCGATCCTTATCCACGGCACCGTCGATTTTAACCTGCAGATACCCGCTAACGCCGCAACCTTTATGCTTTTGCAGGCGTTTGCATCGTTGGCCTTGCACCTGCAACGAGCGAATACGTAA
- a CDS encoding EAL domain-containing protein produces the protein MSLSRQLIIIITLLFIVLFIGTLAVSTHNTRGYLAHQLESHAQDTASSLGLSLTPHMANNDLPTMTSMVDAIFDRGYYRDIRIMAIDGTPIIERALNVTVKDVPAWFVDMLPLDTPEGLSTITHNWKQVAHVQVRSHPGYAYLDLWRNTVDTFWWFLFSFAVGVAAFVMVLRVILKPLSQVENQALAISRREFPIMHKLPWTRELRRVVIAMNRMSFKVKGMLSEQTDMIERIRKEVYVDPLTGLANRRSFDMQLEHLVKAADDIHQGAVLFIGLKDLAEVNTTRGFQQGDELLKETADAIRRCTAPLGQVFVARISGGEFGVLLPGAHIETVNELAKELAYQIPLIEEQITEQGTCHIGGAWYSGKIQGDSLLAKADMALRASLQQGPNAWQVYGMDEQAPTVVHGAQSWAKILQNSIDLHKYVFSRQPVINIADGHRLHYELYTRLMGDDGAPISAAVFMPTAERLGLMPKLDRYILENLLCKLATADENGTGSYSINLSPSSVHDPAFMDWAYARLAAAPALAERIILETPEYAAIADTPAFKTMVSRFQALGCRVSLDHFGTAFAPFGYLHDLKLDFIKIHGGLVRGVSENKDNRFFIQSLCQIAHGLDVQVLGEFVENEADWQQLKELGLDGAQGYHFGQPEAW, from the coding sequence ATGTCGTTATCGCGCCAATTGATCATTATTATCACGTTATTATTTATCGTGCTGTTTATCGGTACCCTTGCCGTCAGCACGCATAACACGCGTGGCTATCTTGCCCACCAACTCGAATCCCACGCCCAGGATACGGCCAGCTCACTCGGCCTGTCACTGACCCCGCACATGGCAAACAATGACCTGCCGACCATGACCTCGATGGTCGATGCCATTTTTGATCGCGGTTATTACCGTGACATCCGCATTATGGCTATTGATGGTACGCCGATCATCGAGCGTGCGCTCAATGTTACGGTCAAGGACGTCCCGGCCTGGTTTGTCGACATGTTGCCACTGGACACCCCGGAAGGCCTGAGCACCATCACGCACAACTGGAAGCAGGTGGCACACGTGCAGGTGCGCAGCCACCCCGGCTATGCCTACCTGGACCTGTGGCGCAATACGGTCGATACCTTCTGGTGGTTCCTGTTCTCGTTTGCCGTGGGTGTTGCCGCGTTTGTCATGGTGTTGCGCGTTATCCTCAAGCCGCTAAGCCAGGTGGAAAACCAGGCACTGGCGATCTCCCGACGTGAGTTCCCGATTATGCACAAACTACCGTGGACACGGGAGCTGCGTCGCGTGGTCATAGCCATGAACCGGATGTCGTTCAAGGTCAAGGGTATGCTCAGCGAACAGACCGATATGATTGAGCGCATCCGCAAGGAGGTCTATGTTGACCCGCTCACCGGGCTCGCCAACCGGCGCAGCTTTGATATGCAGCTTGAGCACCTCGTTAAGGCCGCCGATGACATTCATCAGGGGGCGGTGTTATTCATTGGCCTGAAGGACCTTGCCGAGGTTAACACTACGCGGGGTTTCCAGCAGGGCGATGAACTGCTCAAAGAGACCGCCGATGCCATCCGGCGTTGCACCGCACCACTTGGCCAGGTGTTTGTGGCCCGTATCTCCGGTGGGGAATTTGGGGTGTTGTTGCCTGGTGCCCATATCGAAACAGTGAATGAACTGGCCAAAGAACTCGCCTACCAGATCCCGCTCATCGAGGAACAGATTACCGAACAGGGAACCTGCCATATTGGCGGTGCCTGGTATAGCGGCAAGATCCAGGGCGACAGCCTGCTCGCCAAGGCCGATATGGCATTGCGGGCCAGTCTGCAGCAGGGCCCGAATGCCTGGCAGGTCTATGGCATGGACGAGCAGGCACCAACGGTTGTGCATGGCGCGCAGAGCTGGGCGAAGATCCTGCAAAACAGCATCGACCTGCACAAATACGTCTTCTCGCGTCAGCCCGTGATCAACATTGCAGACGGTCACCGCCTGCATTACGAGCTGTATACGCGCCTGATGGGGGATGACGGTGCGCCGATCTCAGCGGCCGTCTTCATGCCGACGGCCGAGCGCCTCGGGCTCATGCCAAAGCTGGACCGCTACATCCTCGAAAACCTGCTGTGCAAACTCGCTACGGCAGACGAAAACGGCACCGGTAGTTACAGCATTAACCTCTCGCCCTCATCGGTGCACGACCCGGCCTTCATGGACTGGGCCTATGCGCGGCTGGCCGCCGCCCCGGCGCTGGCCGAGCGCATTATTCTCGAGACCCCGGAATATGCGGCAATTGCCGATACACCGGCCTTCAAGACAATGGTGAGCCGCTTTCAAGCGCTTGGTTGCCGGGTTTCACTTGACCATTTTGGTACGGCATTCGCCCCGTTCGGTTACCTGCACGACCTGAAGCTCGACTTCATCAAGATCCACGGCGGCCTGGTGCGCGGCGTGAGTGAAAACAAGGATAATCGCTTCTTTATCCAGTCTTTATGCCAGATCGCCCACGGTCTGGATGTGCAGGTGCTCGGTGAGTTCGTCGAGAACGAGGCCGATTGGCAGCAGCTCAAAGAGCTCGGCCTCGACGGTGCCCAGGGCTACCATTTCGGTCAGCCTGAGGCCTGGTAG
- a CDS encoding transglutaminase-like cysteine peptidase has translation MQPQRYLQNAECPIPGEACMWPSAQLMYWARQSFLTLLLFVVAVGWLAAGAFGLTEQLLNQVKVHYGEPAMDRLLQWQSLVQHNKDLDVSEKLEVVNRFFNQSRFVSDIEHWKREDYWATPVEFLSTNGGDCEDFSIAKYFTLKEMGVPVERMRITYVKAVELNQAHMVLTYYSSPDAEPLVLDNLIDGIWPASQRDDLVPVYSFNGDGLWLSKERGQGRRVGGSERIALWRDLGIRLNNENKLK, from the coding sequence ATGCAGCCACAACGATACTTGCAAAATGCCGAGTGCCCGATCCCGGGCGAGGCGTGCATGTGGCCGTCCGCGCAGCTTATGTATTGGGCCCGACAATCCTTTCTCACACTGCTGCTGTTTGTTGTCGCCGTTGGCTGGTTGGCGGCCGGCGCCTTCGGGCTCACGGAGCAACTTCTCAACCAGGTTAAGGTGCATTACGGTGAACCGGCCATGGACCGCCTGTTGCAATGGCAATCCCTGGTACAGCATAACAAGGACCTGGATGTCAGCGAAAAGCTGGAAGTCGTGAACCGCTTTTTTAACCAGTCTCGTTTTGTCAGTGACATCGAGCACTGGAAGCGGGAAGACTACTGGGCAACCCCGGTGGAGTTCCTGTCTACGAATGGCGGCGATTGTGAGGACTTTTCCATTGCCAAGTATTTTACCCTCAAGGAAATGGGCGTGCCGGTCGAGCGCATGCGCATCACCTACGTCAAGGCCGTTGAACTGAACCAGGCGCATATGGTACTCACCTATTATTCAAGCCCGGACGCCGAGCCGCTCGTGCTGGATAATCTGATTGACGGCATCTGGCCGGCCTCGCAACGTGATGACCTGGTGCCTGTATACTCCTTTAATGGTGATGGTCTGTGGCTGTCGAAGGAGCGAGGGCAGGGGCGTCGGGTGGGCGGCTCTGAACGCATTGCCCTGTGGCGGGACCTGGGCATCCGCCTGAACAACGAGAATAAGCTGAAATAG
- a CDS encoding class I SAM-dependent methyltransferase translates to MMREEKLFSKDGCYSHVIESNALFHREAIIYGTRVIHAFLENCDAAKTIKVLDLACGAEPVSITAMLKNFPDRNFTYTGIDINPDQVSFAKQYFKFPENIRDVTVFEGNAWDPRLSALEGHYDIVFMGLNLHHGTPEEVYYLATQLAVIISDKGVYINHDVYRPDDQPYQRRPDHHPDNARESFLLLEPGLIESVRLPHVTHNELGSDAPIAAWRQTYNDLLRQTLMNQGAGRECADATYQHAHMRDYPISLSDFAHIFKQADKDFNIKILRYGDAHPLMAYIAMPVVSKAGQLLEALY, encoded by the coding sequence ATGATGCGCGAAGAGAAACTCTTTAGTAAAGACGGTTGTTACTCTCACGTCATTGAGAGCAATGCCTTGTTTCACCGTGAGGCCATTATCTATGGCACCCGTGTGATTCACGCGTTTCTTGAAAACTGTGACGCTGCAAAAACCATTAAAGTGCTTGATCTCGCCTGCGGTGCCGAACCCGTCTCCATTACCGCGATGTTAAAGAATTTTCCCGATAGAAACTTCACTTATACGGGGATCGACATCAATCCGGATCAGGTAAGTTTCGCCAAACAGTATTTTAAATTTCCTGAAAACATTCGTGATGTCACTGTATTTGAAGGCAATGCATGGGACCCTCGCCTAAGCGCACTGGAGGGGCACTATGACATTGTTTTTATGGGGCTCAACCTTCACCATGGCACACCCGAAGAGGTCTATTACCTGGCGACGCAGCTAGCCGTCATAATAAGCGACAAGGGCGTTTACATAAATCATGATGTCTACCGACCTGATGACCAGCCTTATCAAAGAAGACCCGATCACCACCCGGACAATGCCAGGGAGTCTTTCCTGTTATTAGAACCTGGACTCATTGAGTCTGTTCGACTTCCTCATGTCACGCATAACGAGCTCGGCAGTGATGCACCCATTGCTGCATGGCGTCAAACCTACAACGATCTTTTGCGTCAGACATTAATGAATCAGGGGGCGGGGCGTGAATGTGCGGATGCCACCTACCAGCATGCGCATATGCGTGATTACCCGATATCGCTCAGTGACTTCGCGCATATCTTTAAGCAGGCCGATAAGGACTTTAATATAAAAATACTGCGCTATGGCGATGCGCACCCGCTCATGGCCTATATTGCGATGCCGGTCGTTAGCAAAGCCGGTCAGCTGTTAGAGGCTTTATACTGA
- a CDS encoding TRAP transporter large permease codes for MNTAVANTPNPGQNLSGKFWTWLMILATVGMTFAVVVELINIFFYDPYEEEYFLFRTAGMLEDADIATLTWLMFGTLFIALMMGLPLAFVTGGLGVVFIYLVGDQAMLNIIPSRIFPMMTNSDLAAIPLFIFMASMLERAGLIEEMFDVVYKWMGGLNGGLAAATILASTILAAMVGVIGAAVVTMGIIALPAMLKRKYNHEIALGSIMAGGTLGILIPPSILAILYAVVAQQSVGELYLGSIIPGIMLSSMYVAYVLIRSWMNPSLGPAIPKEERISLLDKILLLRQLIAPLILVFTVLGLLFGGIATPVEAAGIGSFGAIVVAIMHNRCSLKGLRDASVSTAKASAMVLWIIFGASVFVGFYILQGGQAFITETILSTGLSSYGILFIMMILLVVLGMFLDWVGILLLAVPIFVPIIKSLTFDGLLGLPPVPGDKVALWFGVLYLVNMQMSFISPPFGYALFYLRGVCPPEISMATIFRSALIFLGLQTFGLMLCVLIPGIVTWLPGLVYG; via the coding sequence ATGAATACTGCAGTGGCTAATACGCCAAACCCTGGGCAGAATCTGTCCGGTAAGTTTTGGACATGGTTAATGATCCTCGCCACTGTCGGTATGACATTTGCCGTGGTCGTCGAGCTTATTAATATCTTTTTTTACGATCCCTATGAAGAAGAATACTTCCTGTTCCGTACGGCCGGAATGCTGGAAGACGCAGACATTGCCACCCTGACCTGGTTAATGTTCGGTACCTTGTTCATTGCCTTGATGATGGGGCTGCCGCTGGCATTTGTAACCGGTGGTCTGGGGGTGGTGTTCATTTATCTGGTCGGCGACCAGGCCATGTTAAACATTATCCCAAGTCGTATTTTTCCAATGATGACGAACTCGGACCTGGCCGCGATACCATTATTTATATTTATGGCTTCGATGTTAGAGCGGGCAGGTTTGATAGAGGAAATGTTTGATGTGGTATACAAATGGATGGGGGGGCTAAATGGCGGTCTTGCCGCTGCCACCATCCTGGCATCAACAATCCTCGCGGCAATGGTTGGTGTCATAGGTGCCGCGGTAGTTACCATGGGTATTATTGCCTTACCGGCCATGTTAAAGCGCAAATATAACCATGAGATTGCCCTGGGCTCTATTATGGCGGGCGGCACACTGGGAATACTCATACCGCCTTCTATTCTGGCAATTCTTTATGCCGTGGTAGCACAACAATCGGTAGGTGAGCTTTACCTGGGTTCCATCATTCCCGGCATAATGTTATCTAGCATGTATGTGGCCTATGTATTGATCCGCTCATGGATGAATCCATCATTAGGCCCTGCAATACCAAAAGAAGAGCGCATCTCTTTACTAGATAAAATATTGTTACTGCGCCAATTGATTGCACCTTTGATTCTGGTCTTTACCGTTCTGGGTTTGTTGTTTGGCGGTATTGCCACCCCCGTGGAAGCTGCCGGTATCGGTTCATTTGGTGCGATTGTTGTGGCCATTATGCATAATCGATGCAGCCTGAAGGGGTTGCGAGATGCATCGGTCAGCACGGCCAAGGCCTCGGCCATGGTGTTATGGATTATCTTTGGTGCATCTGTATTTGTAGGTTTTTATATCTTGCAAGGTGGGCAGGCCTTTATTACTGAAACCATCCTGAGTACCGGGCTGTCTTCTTATGGCATCCTGTTCATCATGATGATTTTATTGGTGGTCCTGGGCATGTTCCTGGACTGGGTGGGCATATTGTTACTGGCTGTGCCGATTTTTGTGCCAATCATTAAATCCTTAACCTTTGATGGCCTGCTGGGTTTACCCCCTGTGCCGGGAGACAAGGTTGCCTTATGGTTTGGCGTGCTTTACCTGGTAAATATGCAAATGTCCTTCATTAGTCCGCCATTCGGCTATGCGCTGTTTTATTTGCGCGGTGTTTGTCCCCCGGAAATAAGTATGGCAACTATCTTCCGATCAGCATTGATATTCCTGGGCTTACAGACATTTGGTTTAATGCTTTGTGTACTCATACCCGGCATCGTCACCTGGTTACCGGGCCTTGTCTACGGTTAA
- a CDS encoding TRAP transporter small permease subunit translates to MNELQGFGFVVPHWAYWGWLAIMPLTYMYWLNRKESKKKAEPTTPDEELALDILAEEDPVLHTEGNRLTRIIDKISDYSGVFIALWTVNAVVAYFYEVVMRYVFNMPTIWVHEASFLLFGMQYLMTGAYALLHGAHVRVDILYVKLPPRGRVGMDIFTSVFFFIFAIALMGTSWVFFTSSYGMNETTLETWGIQYWPVKLLMFTGAVLITLAGLSKLIKDIMLFRLMGEGNKQ, encoded by the coding sequence ATGAATGAGTTACAGGGCTTCGGTTTCGTCGTGCCGCACTGGGCATACTGGGGCTGGCTGGCTATTATGCCTCTAACTTATATGTACTGGCTTAATCGCAAAGAATCTAAGAAAAAAGCAGAACCCACCACACCGGATGAAGAACTTGCGCTTGATATATTGGCCGAAGAGGACCCGGTGCTGCATACGGAGGGGAACAGACTCACTCGTATCATTGATAAAATCAGCGATTATTCAGGGGTGTTTATCGCCTTATGGACCGTTAACGCCGTTGTTGCCTATTTCTATGAAGTCGTTATGCGTTATGTATTTAACATGCCCACCATTTGGGTGCATGAAGCCTCCTTCTTATTATTTGGCATGCAGTACCTGATGACGGGTGCCTATGCCTTATTACACGGCGCACATGTCCGCGTCGACATTCTCTATGTGAAATTGCCTCCACGTGGCCGCGTCGGCATGGATATTTTTACCTCGGTATTTTTCTTTATATTTGCGATTGCCCTCATGGGGACATCATGGGTGTTCTTTACAAGTTCGTACGGCATGAATGAAACCACACTTGAAACCTGGGGCATTCAGTACTGGCCGGTCAAGTTGCTGATGTTCACGGGTGCCGTGTTGATCACCCTGGCGGGCCTCTCAAAACTTATAAAGGATATTATGCTGTTCCGCCTTATGGGCGAGGGTAATAAACAATGA
- the dctP gene encoding TRAP transporter substrate-binding protein DctP, with product MKDDKKSPILKEKVEETSGRRNFIKSAAAVGGTAILGAPFIGNAEAAKGQTWKIQTTWDAGTTGYTLFEKWCNGFQERTGGELKVKPFPAKSVAADNNALFEAVKTGVLQGMNPFTLYWAGKIPASVFLSSYPAGPDQPAQWDTMFYGLGMLKMAREIYAKQGLVYVGPIQHDANIIHSKKPVNSLADFKGLKLRVPGGMVSEVFQSFGASTVSLPGSDIFPALEKGTIDAADYVGPAVNWDLGFGQVTKYILFGPPGVMSIYQPVDLMDLTVNQRAWNRLSPSLQALVEEQVKAYSLEHYVSIQGRNVEALDKFKKSGSTVSRLSVEDVAEFRRKAIPIWYKWANKDADAKRVFKLQLDYMLNDVMGYVNPNDIKGQKFN from the coding sequence ATGAAAGATGATAAAAAATCTCCAATTCTCAAAGAAAAGGTAGAGGAAACCAGCGGACGTCGAAATTTTATCAAGTCTGCCGCAGCAGTGGGCGGCACGGCCATCCTTGGGGCGCCTTTTATTGGTAATGCCGAAGCGGCAAAGGGCCAGACCTGGAAAATTCAGACGACATGGGATGCGGGCACTACCGGTTATACACTGTTTGAAAAATGGTGTAATGGCTTCCAGGAAAGAACAGGTGGTGAGTTAAAGGTAAAACCCTTTCCGGCTAAATCGGTGGCGGCCGACAATAATGCACTGTTTGAAGCCGTAAAAACCGGTGTATTACAAGGCATGAACCCATTCACCCTGTACTGGGCAGGTAAAATTCCAGCATCAGTATTTTTATCTTCATATCCCGCCGGCCCTGACCAGCCGGCGCAGTGGGATACCATGTTCTATGGCCTGGGTATGCTGAAAATGGCACGTGAAATCTATGCCAAGCAAGGTCTGGTATATGTCGGCCCTATTCAGCATGACGCCAACATCATTCATTCCAAAAAGCCGGTCAATAGTCTCGCTGACTTTAAGGGCCTGAAGCTGCGTGTGCCCGGTGGCATGGTTTCCGAGGTGTTCCAGTCATTCGGTGCGAGCACGGTGAGTTTGCCGGGTTCTGATATTTTTCCGGCTTTGGAAAAAGGCACGATTGATGCGGCAGATTATGTCGGGCCTGCAGTAAACTGGGATCTTGGTTTTGGCCAGGTAACTAAATACATTTTGTTTGGACCTCCCGGTGTCATGTCTATTTATCAGCCGGTTGATTTAATGGACCTCACCGTTAACCAGCGCGCGTGGAACCGCTTATCACCTTCGCTTCAAGCCCTGGTTGAAGAGCAGGTAAAGGCCTACTCACTCGAACACTATGTTTCTATCCAGGGGCGCAACGTTGAGGCACTGGACAAGTTCAAGAAATCAGGCAGTACTGTGTCACGATTAAGCGTGGAAGATGTAGCTGAATTCCGCCGCAAAGCCATTCCCATCTGGTATAAATGGGCGAATAAAGACGCAGATGCGAAACGCGTCTTTAAACTGCAGCTGGACTACATGCTCAATGATGTTATGGGTTACGTTAACCCGAACGATATCAAAGGGCAGAAGTTTAATTAA